The following are encoded in a window of Calonectris borealis chromosome 17, bCalBor7.hap1.2, whole genome shotgun sequence genomic DNA:
- the MYL9 gene encoding myosin regulatory light polypeptide 9: MSSKRAKAKTTKKRPQRATSNVFAMFDQSQIQEFKEAFNMIDQNRDGFIDKEDLHDMLASLGKNPTDEYLEGMMSEAPGPINFTMFLTMFGEKLNGTDPEDVIRNAFACFDEEAAGFIHEDHLRELLTTMGDRFTDEEVDEMYREAPIDKKGNFNYVEFTRILKHGAKDKDD, from the exons ATGTCCAGCAAACGTGCCAAAGCCAAGACCACCAAGAAGCGCCCCCAGCGCGCCACCTCCAACGTCTTCGCCATGTTTGACCAGTCACAGATCCAGGAGTTCAAGGAAGCCTTCAACATGATCGACCAGAACCGTGACGGCTTCATTGACAAGGAGGATCTACACGACATGCTGGCTTCCCTCG GGAAGAACCCCACCGACGAGTACCTGGAGGGCATGATGAGCGAGGCGCCGGGGCCCATCAACTTCACCATGTTCCTCACCATGTTTGGGGAGAAGCTGAACGGCACCGACCCGGAGGACGTCATCCGCAACGCCTTCGCCTGCTTCGACGAGGAGGCGGCAG GCTTCATTCACGAGGACCACCTGCGTGAGCTGCTGACCACCATGGGAGACAGGTTCACCGACGAGGAGGTGGATGAGATGTACCGGGAGGCGCCCATCGACAAGAAGGGCAACTTCAACTACGTGGAGTTCACCCGCATCCTGAAGCACGGCGCCAAGGACAAGGACGATTAG